A genomic stretch from bacterium includes:
- a CDS encoding DivIVA domain-containing protein, whose translation MRLLPIDILEKRFNKKLRGYNPREVDEFLNEVSKSMGEILMENASLKEELEKAKEKLSYFEKMEETLRNAIVLAQKTADEAVVTAHKRAEVILEEANNKAREIIEKAYLEKQEIQREIEELKEKKHSLKAQILGIINTIAQLLEEEEECEKDSQSPSSQSSPS comes from the coding sequence ATGAGACTTCTGCCGATTGACATCTTAGAAAAGCGGTTCAACAAAAAGCTCAGGGGCTACAATCCGAGGGAGGTAGACGAATTCCTCAATGAAGTATCAAAGAGTATGGGAGAGATACTGATGGAGAACGCCTCCCTTAAGGAGGAGCTGGAGAAGGCTAAAGAGAAGCTATCCTACTTTGAGAAAATGGAGGAAACCCTTAGAAATGCCATCGTTCTTGCCCAGAAGACGGCAGATGAGGCAGTAGTAACCGCTCATAAGAGGGCGGAGGTGATATTGGAGGAAGCAAACAATAAGGCAAGGGAGATAATAGAGAAGGCTTATTTGGAGAAGCAGGAAATTCAGCGGGAGATAGAGGAGTTAAAAGAAAAGAAACATAGCTTGAAAGCCCAAATCCTGGGCATCATCAATACAATCGCTCAACTGCTTGAAGAGGAGGAGGAATGCGAAAAGGACTCCCAATCGCCGTCATCACAATCCTCTCCCTCTTAA
- the proC gene encoding pyrroline-5-carboxylate reductase, translating to MNPLVISLIGVGKMGSALLKGWIRGGMKKEEIIIYDKMTTVLEQFAQQAEIAPNCIKAVEKGNVIVIAVKPKDLTPLLEEIGEHLKDKISISIVAGIGLEELRKKAPSKWVRAMPNIACEIGEGFIAICGDGEGLAIAEKIFGLTGKVVKVEESLMDAITALGGSGPGFVSLFLDALADGGVKIGLPKELALQIAAQVFKGTAGLIMNSQRHPMELKDSVCSPGGTTIAGISRMEKAGVRGILIDGIEEAFRRAKELQKGG from the coding sequence ATGAACCCTTTGGTTATCTCCCTAATTGGCGTTGGAAAAATGGGCTCCGCTTTGCTCAAAGGATGGATTAGAGGGGGAATGAAAAAAGAGGAAATCATCATATATGATAAAATGACAACCGTTCTGGAACAATTTGCCCAGCAAGCCGAGATCGCCCCGAATTGTATAAAAGCCGTTGAGAAGGGAAATGTAATCGTTATAGCGGTAAAGCCAAAGGATTTAACTCCCTTATTAGAGGAAATTGGAGAACATTTAAAGGACAAAATATCCATAAGCATAGTGGCGGGAATTGGATTGGAGGAATTGAGGAAAAAAGCTCCGTCCAAATGGGTGAGGGCAATGCCAAATATCGCCTGTGAGATTGGAGAGGGCTTTATCGCCATTTGTGGAGACGGGGAAGGGTTAGCGATAGCAGAGAAAATATTTGGTTTAACTGGAAAGGTCGTGAAGGTTGAGGAAAGTCTGATGGACGCAATAACGGCTTTGGGAGGAAGCGGTCCGGGCTTCGTTTCCCTTTTCTTAGATGCCTTAGCCGATGGTGGTGTAAAGATTGGGCTTCCCAAGGAGCTCGCTCTCCAAATAGCAGCACAGGTCTTCAAGGGGACAGCTGGTCTCATTATGAACTCTCAAAGGCATCCGATGGAGTTGAAAGACTCCGTCTGCTCGCCAGGAGGAACCACCATAGCGGGAATTAGCAGAATGGAGAAAGCTGGTGTGAGAGGTATACTGATTGATGGAATAGAGGAAGCCTTTAGAAGGGCGAAGGAATTGCAAAAGGGAGGATGA
- a CDS encoding CPBP family intramembrane metalloprotease has translation MRKGLPIAVITILSLLILILTNFSTKSLHPRVPIEDLRAISKLLSPLAQWDWGLETLKSYSERNDNPLLLILVAIALGERGDYNNAVSLLKRAESLLPSDSLPPLLQKLYDRKENLDKETVSLLALELKNRLRGWFRDKPLARLYRLSGNITSAEKLEAALERHNRPMILRIAFLTFYTLLVFLAGIFLLIFYLSTASKRLSSHPEPPPSISWGWAIAIIFIFIITQTAIAVIPLFLAALPIYSTPFWRNSVPFFYLLSEITGGLLILHLTLKLLSQNQLSLKDIGFKIEGLGNFLWGLGGFLSAFPLVVSTFALSYLLRLSSIKGREDIPLLFLTSSTGGKIALFFLVFALAPIFEELMFRGILYPSLRRELGVTPAIALSSFFFASIHANVSQILPLMALGALFSFLYEKKRSLIPSIIAHALWNAQNALFLFLLYT, from the coding sequence ATGCGAAAAGGACTCCCAATCGCCGTCATCACAATCCTCTCCCTCTTAATCCTAATCCTAACAAACTTTTCAACGAAAAGCCTCCACCCTCGGGTGCCGATTGAGGACCTGCGAGCTATTTCAAAACTTCTTTCCCCACTTGCCCAATGGGATTGGGGATTGGAAACTCTTAAGAGCTATTCAGAACGCAACGATAACCCACTCCTTCTCATCCTTGTCGCAATAGCCCTGGGAGAAAGAGGAGACTATAATAACGCCGTATCCCTTTTAAAAAGAGCTGAATCACTCCTTCCCTCTGATTCCCTGCCTCCTCTCCTACAAAAACTATATGACCGAAAGGAAAATCTAGATAAGGAAACCGTTTCCCTTCTTGCCCTGGAGCTGAAAAACAGGCTAAGAGGATGGTTTAGGGATAAGCCTCTCGCTCGCCTTTACCGGCTTTCCGGCAACATCACTTCAGCGGAGAAATTGGAAGCCGCTTTAGAAAGACACAATCGCCCAATGATTTTGCGAATCGCCTTCCTCACATTTTATACCCTTCTTGTTTTCCTCGCAGGCATATTCCTCCTCATTTTTTACTTATCAACAGCATCTAAAAGACTATCCTCCCACCCTGAACCACCACCTTCAATAAGTTGGGGATGGGCGATAGCCATCATCTTCATATTCATCATCACACAAACGGCTATCGCCGTCATCCCTCTTTTCCTCGCTGCTCTCCCAATATACTCTACCCCTTTCTGGAGAAATTCCGTTCCCTTTTTCTACCTCCTATCCGAAATCACAGGTGGTCTTCTTATTTTACATCTAACCCTTAAACTCTTGTCCCAGAACCAGCTCAGCCTCAAGGATATCGGCTTTAAGATAGAAGGGCTGGGTAATTTCCTCTGGGGATTGGGTGGATTTTTATCCGCCTTTCCCCTCGTCGTGTCCACCTTTGCACTCTCCTATCTCCTACGCCTTTCCTCAATTAAAGGAAGAGAGGATATCCCCCTCCTTTTCCTAACCTCCTCCACTGGAGGCAAAATAGCTCTGTTTTTCCTCGTCTTTGCCCTCGCCCCAATTTTTGAGGAACTAATGTTTAGGGGAATTCTCTATCCTTCCCTCCGCCGAGAGCTCGGCGTCACCCCAGCTATCGCTTTGAGCTCCTTCTTCTTCGCTTCAATTCACGCCAATGTCTCCCAGATTCTTCCCCTTATGGCTTTGGGAGCGCTCTTTAGCTTCCTCTATGAAAAGAAACGCTCCCTCATCCCATCCATCATTGCCCACGCCCTTTGGAATGCCCAAAATGCCCTTTTCCTCTTCCTTCTATATACCTGA